One region of Limnospira fusiformis SAG 85.79 genomic DNA includes:
- a CDS encoding translation initiation factor: MAASKGNFDRKSSHKNRIAYSEFGNSSNSEAMEPGVPDLPPQQQNLKVQATRKGRGGKTVTIISGFQTNDQTLSKLLKQLKNQCGTGGTMKDQTLEIQGDHTDKLLQILTQLGYKAKKSGG; this comes from the coding sequence ATGGCCGCATCTAAGGGAAATTTTGATAGGAAATCGTCTCATAAGAATCGGATCGCTTACTCAGAGTTTGGCAATTCTTCTAATTCCGAAGCTATGGAACCAGGAGTGCCGGACTTACCCCCCCAGCAGCAAAACTTAAAAGTGCAGGCAACTCGTAAGGGACGGGGCGGTAAAACAGTCACGATTATTTCCGGCTTTCAAACCAATGACCAGACCCTGAGTAAGTTATTAAAACAATTGAAAAATCAGTGCGGCACTGGAGGAACCATGAAAGACCAAACTCTGGAAATTCAGGGTGATCATACTGATAAGTTGCTGCAAATACTTACTCAATTGGGATATAAAGCTAAAAAAAGCGGCGGATGA
- a CDS encoding pentapeptide repeat-containing protein, with amino-acid sequence MNSQELLNLYAAGDRNFRDTDLFRADLSNANLSGANLFRANLFRANLFRANLLGVSLFNANLIGANLYCANLSGADLSGANLTRADLTGADLSGADLSGADLSGAILTHANLSYADLSRANLMRAELVDAALSHAQFQGTNLKEANLTGALLQNVKFKQVTGLNAARIQELKEQGAIFEEVPSPTLNSKVTA; translated from the coding sequence ATGAATTCACAAGAACTGCTCAACCTTTATGCAGCAGGCGATCGCAATTTCCGGGATACAGACCTATTCCGGGCGGACCTGAGTAATGCTAACCTGAGTGGCGCGAACCTATTTCGGGCGAACCTATTTCGGGCGAACCTATTTCGAGCCAATTTGCTTGGTGTTAGCCTATTCAATGCTAACTTAATAGGAGCAAACCTGTATTGTGCCAACCTCAGCGGAGCCGACCTCAGCGGAGCCAACCTGACCCGGGCAGATCTAACAGGTGCCGATTTGAGTGGGGCCGATTTGAGTGGGGCCGATTTGAGCGGAGCCATTCTCACCCATGCTAACCTTAGTTATGCCGATTTGAGTCGAGCTAACCTCATGCGGGCTGAACTCGTAGATGCAGCACTGAGTCACGCCCAATTTCAGGGTACGAACCTCAAGGAAGCTAACCTAACCGGGGCATTGTTGCAAAACGTCAAATTTAAACAGGTTACCGGGTTAAATGCTGCTCGTATCCAGGAGTTAAAAGAACAGGGAGCCATTTTTGAGGAAGTTCCTAGTCCCACCCTCAACTCTAAAGTTACTGCCTGA
- a CDS encoding pentapeptide repeat-containing protein, producing MSNTYNSGTDLVDSSGNLDSAQDSRDLPDIIFDFFIKIVKKYDSETVLEEFIGLFWYLNCSDEQANHALRTQLKQPSSTAAIHPILKRSCYILANNWYISRNYKAVELLLEQLENTESDEDDILDPELGKLRTQVKYFLQSADIQDIRHCVLQHSQGWSSRYKSYLLVNQYIDPNNSQEQQEVARNISKQLREQYKFDLAMYLAHSSPKTQLQNETNMKNPTQLGDQVLDILKKTISTQRVYSYTHQAELFLKKTNKVTYRDFKNALPEYLMIQSGEKSTTRILRDKISAQLKDLYNFHDYRIINDDLKIRTCHSLIDFLTIEDGENPSFIFTFMINHGSIFTLAILMLKVILLDHSSKVHLELKVAQLIQFYQKYEEERCRQFILFLEIFNLVLTIFTENVQYHLVKMDQDDVSGPLTDNLDAYRVFSQCKGLDLRQANLNNLNLKSLDLKGADFRGVNMIQMDLSELDLRLANLEGANLQQANLNGTQLFIVNLKQSNLLEASLLDANLARADLQQANLNRADLTGANLHRANLTAVDLTEAKLCSTNLENADLQGANLEFANLNGACLSQANLQGVNLRGAQLRSANLRGVDLRGACLREAALTEADLTGANLQGANLQGAQLDRVNLTGAMLEQANLSYVKLNQASLERSHLVGAKLVYAQLRYSILSHANLMGANLSYADLTRANLAGSNLSHTHLFRAAIRHADLAQADLSNANLLGANLFGSNLTEAHITGAKFGNNCGLSDETRKWIGSRLD from the coding sequence ATGAGCAACACTTATAATTCCGGTACTGACCTGGTAGACTCCTCTGGTAATCTGGATTCTGCTCAAGATAGTAGAGACTTACCAGATATCATCTTTGATTTTTTTATTAAAATTGTAAAAAAATATGACTCCGAGACAGTCTTAGAAGAATTTATCGGATTATTTTGGTATCTGAACTGTAGCGATGAACAGGCTAATCATGCTTTGAGAACTCAACTGAAGCAGCCATCATCAACAGCCGCCATTCATCCGATACTGAAAAGAAGTTGTTATATTTTAGCCAATAACTGGTATATTAGTCGCAATTATAAAGCCGTTGAGTTACTGCTAGAACAGCTAGAAAATACCGAAAGTGATGAAGATGACATTCTCGATCCTGAATTAGGAAAACTCAGAACTCAGGTTAAATATTTTCTGCAAAGTGCTGATATTCAAGATATTCGTCATTGTGTATTACAGCATTCTCAGGGCTGGAGTAGTCGTTATAAGAGTTATTTATTAGTTAACCAATATATTGACCCAAATAACTCTCAGGAACAGCAAGAGGTAGCGCGAAATATATCTAAACAACTCCGAGAACAGTATAAATTTGACCTGGCGATGTATCTGGCTCACTCATCACCAAAAACTCAACTCCAAAATGAAACCAACATGAAAAACCCTACTCAGCTAGGAGATCAAGTTTTAGATATACTTAAAAAAACCATTTCCACCCAGCGCGTTTACAGCTATACCCATCAAGCTGAATTGTTTTTAAAAAAAACTAATAAGGTTACTTATAGAGATTTTAAAAATGCCTTACCTGAATACTTAATGATTCAGAGCGGGGAAAAATCTACTACCCGTATTTTGCGGGACAAAATTTCCGCCCAACTGAAAGATTTGTATAATTTCCATGATTACAGAATTATCAATGACGATTTAAAAATTCGGACCTGTCATAGTCTCATCGACTTTTTGACGATAGAGGATGGAGAGAACCCCTCTTTTATTTTTACATTTATGATTAATCATGGTAGTATTTTTACCTTGGCTATTCTGATGCTAAAAGTTATTTTACTAGACCACTCGTCTAAAGTACACTTAGAGTTAAAAGTGGCTCAACTGATTCAATTTTATCAAAAATATGAAGAAGAACGATGTCGTCAGTTTATATTGTTTTTGGAAATTTTCAATCTGGTATTGACAATTTTTACGGAAAACGTCCAATATCACCTGGTGAAGATGGATCAAGATGATGTATCAGGACCTCTGACTGATAACTTGGATGCTTACCGGGTTTTCTCTCAATGTAAAGGACTTGATTTGCGTCAAGCTAATCTGAATAATCTTAACTTAAAAAGTCTGGATCTCAAGGGAGCAGACTTTAGAGGTGTGAATATGATTCAAATGGATTTGAGTGAGCTTGATCTACGGTTGGCAAATTTAGAGGGTGCTAATCTCCAACAGGCTAATCTTAATGGAACTCAGTTATTTATTGTTAATTTAAAACAGAGTAATTTGCTAGAAGCGAGTCTGCTAGATGCTAATTTAGCCCGGGCGGATTTGCAGCAGGCTAATTTAAATCGTGCTGATTTAACAGGGGCTAATCTTCATCGGGCTAATTTAACAGCAGTTGATTTGACTGAGGCTAAGTTATGCTCAACTAATTTAGAAAATGCCGATTTACAAGGGGCAAATTTGGAGTTTGCTAACCTCAATGGTGCTTGTTTAAGTCAAGCTAATTTACAGGGGGTTAATTTACGCGGCGCTCAACTGCGATCGGCTAATTTGCGAGGTGTGGATTTAAGGGGGGCTTGCTTGCGAGAGGCGGCGCTGACGGAAGCTGATTTAACGGGGGCTAATCTCCAGGGTGCCAATTTGCAGGGGGCGCAACTAGACAGGGTTAATTTGACGGGAGCGATGCTGGAGCAAGCTAATCTTTCCTATGTTAAACTTAATCAGGCTAGTTTAGAGCGATCGCATTTAGTTGGTGCTAAGTTGGTTTATGCTCAACTGCGCTATAGTATTTTAAGCCACGCTAATCTAATGGGTGCTAATCTCAGCTATGCTGATTTAACCCGTGCTAATTTAGCTGGTAGCAATCTTAGCCATACCCATCTATTTCGGGCGGCTATTCGTCACGCTGACCTCGCACAAGCAGACCTCTCCAATGCTAATTTATTGGGTGCAAATTTATTTGGTAGTAATCTGACTGAAGCCCATATAACAGGTGCCAAATTTGGGAACAATTGTGGACTGTCTGACGAAACCAGAAAGTGGATAGGTTCACGGTTGGATTAG
- a CDS encoding CPP1-like family protein: MSQQSPYEHLGVTIDASFDEIQDARDRLREQHTGERQVIESIEAAYDAILMDRLRMRQEGKIKVPERIRFPERIAGPPAKEVQPQTTPKASWLTGMFDTPSRAELMWPSFIYLGLGVVSLYPAIEISLLQLPLALGVATSLYFLNRKENKFGRSVLLTVGGLILGLILGSLLSPMAGATLSVERFITLVTLIVLWLVSSFLR, encoded by the coding sequence ATGAGCCAGCAAAGTCCTTATGAACACCTTGGGGTTACGATTGACGCATCCTTTGATGAAATTCAGGATGCCCGCGATCGCCTGAGAGAACAGCACACCGGTGAGCGCCAGGTGATAGAATCTATTGAGGCCGCTTATGATGCCATCCTTATGGATCGCCTCAGAATGCGCCAAGAGGGTAAAATCAAAGTACCTGAGCGGATTCGCTTTCCTGAACGCATCGCGGGGCCGCCTGCGAAGGAAGTTCAACCCCAGACCACTCCTAAAGCCTCCTGGTTGACTGGAATGTTCGATACGCCTTCTCGTGCGGAGTTGATGTGGCCGTCATTCATTTACCTGGGTTTGGGAGTTGTGAGCCTATATCCAGCTATTGAGATCTCCCTGCTACAACTTCCCCTCGCCTTGGGGGTGGCTACCTCTCTGTATTTTCTCAACCGCAAAGAGAACAAATTTGGTCGTTCGGTTCTGCTGACCGTGGGGGGATTAATTCTGGGATTAATCTTGGGAAGTTTACTTAGCCCCATGGCGGGAGCTACCCTATCAGTTGAACGGTTCATTACCTTAGTCACGCTGATAGTTTTGTGGTTAGTTAGTAGCTTTCTCCGGTAA